From the genome of Schaalia dentiphila ATCC 17982, one region includes:
- the casA gene encoding type I-E CRISPR-associated protein Cse1/CasA yields MKNPEYNLLDEPWIPVRLVDGTITDVGLLELLRRTTDIADLACELPTQSIAIQRLILAIMYRVATPRDTRDWVRQWDEGAPTEQMIEYLERWRDRFYLFGGRFPFMQVANLRTAKDAVSGLEKLIADVPNGEQFFTTRHGRALACIPASEAARWLVHAQAYDPSGIRSGAVGDSQVKGGKGYPIGPAWCGHLGLVWLKGKDLDETLVLNLIPATTAELRGVDSSTDWGACSWEDPEPETSVRGDYSLLDPAGTPKELSIPRLLTWHSRRIRLVGDSSGVTGVVLAQGDKLAPQEMRLYEPQSLWRYSTPQSKKFKTDVYMPRKFEAGRALWRNLPGTLPTVTTVQGVDKQPKREFLPSATLSFHYQLDNSSIQTSYPKVMRIQAVGVTYGPQEATFEDIYSDELTLSVAVMRVEREDLSAQIDREVRLTEEVARDVGTLAANLARAAGESGDGAGDGARDRAKELFFSAVDNDFRAWLTQVDGHESARDVGCRWECTLRQHALGIQTELVRSASSSAIVGRDTGRGYMNVGIAENYFRSALNKRLPVQNTNQEGTK; encoded by the coding sequence ATGAAGAACCCTGAGTACAACCTACTCGATGAGCCGTGGATACCCGTGCGGCTCGTCGATGGGACCATCACCGATGTCGGCCTGCTGGAGCTACTCCGGCGCACAACCGACATCGCGGACCTAGCGTGCGAGCTACCCACGCAGAGCATCGCGATTCAGCGACTGATCCTGGCAATCATGTATCGCGTCGCCACTCCGCGCGATACGCGTGACTGGGTCAGGCAGTGGGACGAGGGTGCGCCCACGGAGCAGATGATCGAGTACCTCGAACGATGGAGGGATCGTTTCTACCTCTTCGGCGGCCGCTTCCCGTTCATGCAGGTGGCTAATCTGCGCACAGCGAAGGATGCTGTGTCTGGACTGGAGAAGCTGATTGCCGATGTTCCTAACGGTGAGCAGTTTTTCACGACCCGTCACGGTCGCGCGCTGGCGTGCATACCAGCCTCCGAAGCTGCGCGCTGGTTAGTTCACGCGCAGGCGTATGACCCCTCGGGCATCCGTTCGGGAGCAGTCGGTGATTCCCAGGTTAAGGGAGGGAAAGGCTATCCCATTGGCCCAGCGTGGTGCGGACACCTCGGACTCGTGTGGCTCAAAGGAAAGGACCTCGACGAGACGCTCGTCCTCAACCTGATCCCTGCGACCACCGCGGAGTTGCGTGGCGTCGACAGCTCGACCGACTGGGGAGCATGCAGCTGGGAGGATCCCGAACCGGAAACCTCCGTTCGCGGTGACTACTCCCTCCTCGACCCCGCGGGTACTCCGAAGGAGCTGAGCATCCCTCGACTTCTCACCTGGCACTCTCGCCGCATCAGGTTGGTTGGCGACTCGTCCGGCGTGACGGGCGTTGTTTTGGCACAGGGTGATAAACTCGCCCCCCAGGAGATGCGACTCTATGAGCCTCAGAGCCTGTGGAGGTACTCAACCCCGCAATCGAAGAAGTTTAAGACCGACGTCTACATGCCTCGTAAATTCGAGGCGGGCCGCGCGCTGTGGCGTAACCTTCCCGGCACCCTGCCCACCGTGACAACCGTGCAGGGTGTGGATAAGCAGCCCAAGCGTGAGTTCCTCCCCTCCGCGACGCTGTCCTTTCACTACCAGCTCGACAATTCCTCGATCCAGACCAGCTATCCCAAGGTGATGAGGATTCAGGCTGTTGGTGTTACGTACGGTCCGCAGGAAGCGACGTTCGAGGATATCTACTCGGACGAGCTGACGTTGTCGGTTGCCGTCATGCGAGTCGAACGCGAGGACCTGTCTGCCCAGATCGACCGGGAGGTTCGTCTGACAGAAGAGGTTGCCAGGGATGTGGGAACTCTTGCGGCGAACCTCGCGCGTGCCGCAGGCGAGAGCGGTGACGGTGCCGGTGATGGGGCTCGAGACCGTGCTAAGGAACTCTTCTTCTCCGCTGTCGACAACGATTTTAGGGCATGGCTGACCCAGGTCGATGGGCACGAAAGCGCACGGGATGTTGGGTGTCGGTGGGAGTGTACCTTGAGGCAGCACGCTTTGGGAATCCAGACCGAACTCGTCAGGAGTGCGTCATCGTCGGCAATTGTCGGTCGGGATACCGGCAGGGGATACATGAACGTCGGTATTGCCGAGAACTACTTCCGGTCGGCGCTCAACAAGCGTCTCCCGGTACAGAACACCAATCAGGAAGGAACGAAATGA
- the cas2e gene encoding type I-E CRISPR-associated endoribonuclease Cas2e, whose protein sequence is MEISPGVFVGTLSARVRERLWVIVTENMKTGRAVMVYRARNEQGLEFLTWGDPWKPVDFDGLTLMMRPYYSEGRGQYSEPDPAARQLRKRPAMSNFQKRRKAQGFPRSDRSAR, encoded by the coding sequence ATGGAAATCTCCCCGGGGGTATTCGTGGGGACGCTGTCCGCACGGGTTCGTGAACGCTTGTGGGTTATTGTCACTGAGAACATGAAGACTGGGCGTGCCGTCATGGTCTATCGGGCGCGCAACGAACAGGGCCTGGAGTTCTTGACGTGGGGAGACCCCTGGAAGCCCGTCGACTTCGATGGGCTGACGCTCATGATGCGTCCCTACTACTCCGAGGGACGAGGCCAATACTCCGAACCTGATCCTGCGGCGCGCCAGTTGCGTAAGCGTCCTGCGATGAGTAACTTTCAGAAGAGGCGCAAAGCTCAAGGCTTTCCAAGATCTGACCGATCTGCGCGATAA
- the casB gene encoding type I-E CRISPR-associated protein Cse2/CasB, translated as MTSNDAAPETPPDGGAKGLSTRRAVYGRVGGLIVTRLWNKTPSARALRAQLRGALSQEAGSVPELWDLTLDDRPGYLGDEPTRGEKAVHGALTLWALHQGSNSRPMHDTSDRPRSFASAVRVVAEGQSGDKRAEETPIYRRFSAAVQAPTFEGLLVHLRSLISQLEAAEIPCDYAQLAADLFTWQDPRDRTSVMRNWGRQFARPAETIHTETDSDD; from the coding sequence ATGACCAGCAATGATGCTGCTCCGGAGACCCCTCCGGATGGCGGTGCGAAAGGTTTGTCAACACGGCGTGCAGTGTACGGACGCGTCGGTGGGCTGATTGTGACTCGGCTCTGGAACAAGACTCCTTCGGCCCGTGCCCTTCGCGCGCAGCTGAGGGGAGCGCTTTCACAGGAAGCGGGATCAGTGCCCGAGCTATGGGACCTGACGCTCGATGACCGCCCTGGTTATCTGGGCGATGAGCCGACCAGAGGCGAGAAGGCCGTTCACGGAGCTCTCACTCTCTGGGCCCTCCATCAGGGCTCAAATTCGAGACCCATGCACGACACGTCGGACCGTCCGCGCAGCTTCGCGTCCGCAGTCCGAGTTGTGGCCGAGGGACAGAGCGGCGACAAGCGGGCTGAGGAGACTCCGATTTATCGGCGTTTTTCAGCGGCCGTTCAAGCGCCGACGTTCGAGGGACTTCTTGTGCATCTGCGTTCGCTCATCTCTCAGCTCGAAGCCGCCGAAATTCCCTGTGATTACGCGCAGCTGGCAGCCGACCTCTTCACGTGGCAGGATCCGCGTGACCGCACGTCCGTCATGCGCAACTGGGGGCGTCAGTTCGCTCGCCCCGCTGAAACCATCCACACCGAAACCGATTCCGACGACTGA
- the cas7e gene encoding type I-E CRISPR-associated protein Cas7/Cse4/CasC: MSVFVDIHVLQTLPPSNPNRDDTGAPKSATFGGVQRMRISSQAIKRATRQDFEGKIADGNYGVRTKKIVELVARTITEKRPDLEAASIELAEMGLKAIGFKLAEPRGNKSDNELKESGFLVFLSAKQIEHVSDALISVAHEDDPAAAFKELKPRSLVDTDHSIDIALFGRMVAEPNALNVDAACQVAHAIGVGAVEREYDYYTAVDDAKKRNDEADEGAGMIGTIEFASATVYRYATINVDLLRENLGDDAVADRAVELFVDSFVRSMPTGKVTTFANRTLPEAVLVQVRDDQPINMSGAFEEPIIAGQHGFAEPAIARFVEFESQLRELTGLEAVESLVSWTTPRGESFSELGKQVRLASLGETAAEAVRGTR; this comes from the coding sequence ATGTCCGTCTTCGTTGATATCCACGTCCTGCAGACCCTCCCTCCCTCGAACCCGAATAGGGACGACACCGGCGCGCCCAAGAGTGCGACTTTCGGTGGAGTCCAGCGTATGCGCATTTCGTCGCAGGCCATCAAGCGTGCGACGCGTCAGGACTTCGAGGGAAAGATCGCCGACGGAAACTATGGTGTACGCACGAAGAAGATCGTCGAGCTGGTTGCGCGAACGATAACCGAGAAGCGTCCCGACCTGGAGGCCGCATCGATTGAGCTCGCTGAGATGGGGCTAAAAGCCATCGGATTCAAGCTTGCTGAGCCGCGTGGAAATAAGAGCGACAATGAGTTGAAGGAATCTGGATTCCTCGTCTTCCTGTCGGCCAAGCAGATCGAGCATGTTTCGGACGCGTTGATTTCGGTCGCTCATGAGGACGATCCCGCGGCAGCATTCAAGGAATTGAAGCCGCGTAGCCTCGTGGATACGGATCACTCGATCGATATCGCTCTGTTCGGGCGTATGGTCGCCGAACCGAATGCTTTGAACGTCGATGCTGCATGCCAGGTTGCCCACGCGATTGGTGTCGGCGCTGTTGAGCGCGAGTACGACTACTACACGGCCGTCGACGACGCGAAGAAGCGCAACGACGAGGCCGACGAGGGTGCGGGAATGATCGGCACGATCGAGTTCGCGTCCGCGACGGTGTACCGCTACGCGACGATTAACGTCGACCTGCTGCGCGAAAACCTGGGCGACGATGCGGTTGCGGATCGAGCCGTCGAACTCTTCGTGGATAGCTTCGTCCGCTCGATGCCGACCGGAAAGGTCACGACTTTCGCGAATCGCACGCTGCCGGAGGCCGTTCTGGTTCAGGTCCGTGATGACCAGCCGATCAACATGAGTGGCGCTTTTGAGGAACCGATTATCGCCGGTCAGCACGGCTTCGCCGAGCCTGCCATTGCGCGATTCGTTGAGTTTGAGTCGCAGCTGCGTGAGCTCACGGGTCTGGAGGCTGTCGAGTCTCTCGTGTCGTGGACGACGCCTCGTGGCGAGAGTTTCTCGGAGCTTGGCAAGCAGGTGCGCCTGGCGTCTCTCGGTGAAACCGCAGCGGAAGCGGTGCGAGGCACGCGATGA
- the cas1e gene encoding type I-E CRISPR-associated endonuclease Cas1e: MRPIPGAKPPEPKDLVRVRDRLTFLYVERCTINRDSNAITVADGHGIAHVPAAALSVLLLGPGVRITHSAVSVLSESGSTIVWVGENGVRYYAHGSPPSRSSRLLEAQARAVSDPSMRLTVARNMYLMRFAGEDVSKLSLQQLRGREGARVRRLYREHSQRTGVPWDRREYDPENYEDGTVVNQALSAANSAIYGIVHAVIVALGCSPGLGFVHNGTYRSFVYDIADLYKADLTIPIAFDVAASPTDEAVGSAARKAVRDAVREFRLLERCVADIKGLLLVSGALSVEDDDDLIVADLRLWDDREGAVAAGVSYEESGSW, from the coding sequence ATGAGACCGATCCCCGGGGCGAAGCCGCCAGAACCGAAGGATCTGGTCCGTGTTCGAGACCGGTTGACGTTCCTCTACGTCGAGCGGTGCACGATCAATCGTGACTCGAACGCGATCACTGTGGCTGATGGTCATGGAATCGCCCACGTCCCAGCGGCAGCGCTGTCGGTGCTGCTGCTGGGACCCGGGGTTCGGATCACTCACTCGGCGGTGTCTGTCCTCTCCGAGAGCGGATCGACCATCGTGTGGGTTGGCGAGAATGGGGTGCGCTACTACGCGCACGGCTCACCGCCCTCGCGTTCCTCGAGGTTGTTGGAGGCGCAGGCTCGCGCGGTGAGTGATCCGTCGATGCGGCTGACTGTCGCGCGCAACATGTACTTGATGCGCTTCGCAGGTGAGGACGTGTCGAAACTGAGTCTTCAGCAGTTGAGGGGACGCGAGGGTGCTCGGGTGCGTCGCTTGTACCGGGAACACTCGCAGCGTACGGGGGTGCCCTGGGATCGGCGCGAGTATGATCCCGAGAACTATGAGGATGGTACGGTTGTGAACCAGGCTCTCTCGGCTGCGAATTCGGCGATCTACGGGATCGTTCACGCGGTGATCGTTGCACTAGGATGTAGTCCTGGGCTGGGTTTCGTCCACAATGGGACTTATAGATCGTTTGTGTACGACATCGCCGACCTGTACAAGGCTGATCTCACTATTCCGATCGCTTTTGATGTCGCGGCTTCTCCGACTGACGAGGCCGTGGGCAGTGCCGCTCGTAAGGCCGTCCGCGATGCTGTGCGAGAGTTTCGTTTGCTCGAGCGGTGTGTTGCGGACATCAAGGGGCTGCTGTTGGTGTCGGGTGCCTTGAGTGTTGAGGATGATGACGATCTGATTGTCGCTGATCTGCGGTTGTGGGATGACCGCGAGGGCGCGGTCGCTGCTGGCGTGTCGTATGAGGAGAGTGGATCCTGGTGA
- a CDS encoding excalibur calcium-binding domain-containing protein — MSLWKRLIAMLVGTFVMMGALSACDPYVPNIVGDALPKAVERLQNSGYRELAVVDDHGMSITESHYEDGYKVTEQDAQGSDIPTTQTITLTVTKSEIAALVPTPTETPSSASDEPSPDPEPATEEPEPAPEVPTEEPAEEPAAPAPAPEPTPVHVHFSSCKQAREAGAAPLYRGDPGYNPKLDRDNDGVACE; from the coding sequence ATGTCGCTATGGAAGCGCCTCATCGCCATGCTCGTCGGCACATTCGTCATGATGGGTGCGCTGAGCGCCTGCGACCCATACGTACCCAACATAGTCGGCGACGCTCTCCCGAAGGCGGTCGAGCGTCTACAGAATTCCGGATACAGGGAACTCGCGGTCGTCGACGACCACGGAATGTCGATCACCGAGTCGCACTACGAGGACGGCTACAAGGTCACGGAGCAGGACGCACAGGGCAGCGATATCCCCACGACACAGACAATTACCCTAACAGTCACCAAGAGCGAAATCGCAGCACTAGTACCTACGCCGACCGAGACTCCTTCCAGCGCCTCGGACGAGCCGAGCCCAGACCCCGAGCCGGCCACCGAAGAGCCTGAACCGGCCCCGGAGGTGCCTACCGAAGAACCCGCGGAAGAGCCAGCTGCTCCAGCCCCCGCACCCGAGCCGACGCCGGTGCACGTCCACTTCTCGAGCTGCAAGCAGGCCCGCGAAGCGGGTGCAGCTCCCCTCTACCGCGGAGACCCCGGCTACAACCCGAAGCTGGACCGTGACAACGACGGGGTCGCCTGCGAGTAA
- the cas6e gene encoding type I-E CRISPR-associated protein Cas6/Cse3/CasE has product MYLTRIYLNPHRRGAKQLMRSRQTLHAAVLNCFPPSVLDDPGAPRVLWRLDRPPAVRGAAPRQGSPSCSLYISSPVAPDPSHIVEEAGYATEGGVVIRDMSSFLEGLWAGQRWGFRLCVNPTFREGSQVNARGRKKVLAHVTQDQQTQWVLERAEKCGFRVLTSAELGGELPVLEDSDGQRVDGANLLINGVERSIAEFKRGERRVTLGVATFEGVLEVTDPDAMRRVLTHGIGRGKAYGCGLMTLARP; this is encoded by the coding sequence ATGTATCTGACACGCATCTACCTCAACCCGCACCGTCGTGGGGCGAAGCAGCTTATGCGCAGCCGGCAGACGCTGCACGCGGCTGTGCTGAATTGCTTCCCTCCGAGCGTGCTGGATGATCCCGGCGCACCGCGGGTTCTCTGGCGGCTGGACCGTCCGCCGGCCGTTCGGGGAGCTGCTCCTCGTCAGGGGAGTCCCTCGTGTTCTCTCTACATCTCGAGCCCGGTTGCTCCGGATCCCTCGCATATCGTCGAGGAGGCCGGTTACGCGACCGAGGGCGGGGTAGTCATCCGCGACATGAGTAGTTTCCTTGAGGGGCTGTGGGCTGGGCAGCGGTGGGGTTTCCGCCTCTGCGTCAATCCGACGTTCCGGGAGGGCAGCCAGGTCAATGCACGGGGACGCAAGAAGGTTCTCGCACACGTCACGCAGGATCAGCAGACGCAGTGGGTCCTCGAACGCGCTGAGAAATGCGGGTTCAGGGTGCTCACCTCCGCTGAGCTTGGTGGCGAACTACCGGTTCTCGAGGACAGCGACGGGCAACGCGTCGACGGAGCGAATCTGCTGATCAACGGTGTTGAACGCAGTATCGCTGAGTTTAAGCGCGGGGAGCGTCGCGTGACCCTCGGGGTCGCCACCTTCGAGGGTGTCCTTGAGGTGACAGACCCTGATGCTATGCGCAGAGTCCTTACGCACGGAATCGGCCGAGGGAAGGCCTACGGCTGCGGCTTGATGACTTTGGCTCGGCCATGA
- the cas5e gene encoding type I-E CRISPR-associated protein Cas5/CasD, protein MSAVLVLRLAGPMQSWGADSRFTRRSTEAFPTKSALVGLLGAAQGRRRSDPIEDLAELSVAVRVDQPGQLLHDFHTAHRGDTSMPLSHRFYRADAAFGAFIEGPDDMIDALAQAIVRPVFPLYLGRRSCPPTLPLRLAVREGSAWDAVRETPWMASTYYQKKQRHDHFVRMRVVADLGIIPPEVEKVAQQTLQDMPISFDSENRKYTLRTVEETYIDLENPQYVETKLQAHPGLVHDPMEVL, encoded by the coding sequence ATGAGTGCGGTGCTCGTCTTGAGGCTGGCGGGTCCCATGCAATCGTGGGGCGCGGACAGCCGATTCACGCGAAGGTCGACGGAGGCTTTTCCCACGAAAAGTGCGCTGGTCGGTCTGCTCGGTGCGGCACAGGGGCGCAGGCGCAGTGATCCGATCGAGGACCTCGCTGAGCTGAGCGTTGCCGTCCGAGTTGATCAACCGGGGCAGTTGCTCCACGACTTCCATACGGCGCACAGGGGCGATACGTCGATGCCCTTGTCCCACCGTTTCTACCGGGCGGATGCTGCGTTCGGAGCCTTCATCGAGGGGCCCGACGACATGATTGATGCGCTTGCGCAGGCAATTGTTCGCCCAGTGTTCCCGCTGTACCTCGGCAGACGTTCGTGCCCTCCGACCTTGCCGCTACGTCTCGCTGTCCGGGAGGGCAGCGCGTGGGATGCCGTGCGCGAAACTCCGTGGATGGCCTCGACCTACTACCAGAAGAAGCAGCGTCACGATCATTTCGTTCGGATGCGAGTCGTCGCGGATCTGGGAATTATTCCTCCCGAGGTGGAGAAAGTCGCCCAGCAGACGCTTCAGGATATGCCGATCAGTTTCGACTCGGAGAATCGCAAATACACCCTGCGTACCGTCGAGGAGACATATATCGACCTGGAGAATCCGCAGTACGTGGAGACGAAGCTGCAGGCCCACCCCGGCCTCGTGCATGATCCGATGGAGGTGCTCTGA